The Nymphaea colorata isolate Beijing-Zhang1983 chromosome 11, ASM883128v2, whole genome shotgun sequence genome includes the window TACTTACAAAACTAATATATTTGAGCGGCAAGTACACGAAAATTGTGCAGCAGAGATCATTAATGCAATTAATGTCACCAAATCAATGCCATGACAATGCCATGACAAAAAGGAGGGACAATTTAACATAGATCATATCTTAGACAAGGCTAGGGATAACATAGATCAAAATTTTCCTGTCACTAAAAGAGGTGCTAAATCCATGTTGATGCACTCTGAAACGGTCCACCTTTCCAGGAAAATGATTAATTTGCAGAAAAGGACAGAAACATTTTAACAGTATGGCATCAAgtacaaaaagagaaaaaagggaaagctaaagagataaaaaaaaacagcatttaACATATCACTATAGAAGAAAGCTAAAAGCATTTTGAAAGCCAAGATCGTTTGGAGAGCTTGTATTCTGATCACATCAAGTTGAGATACAAGTTGCCAACCTGCAAACCAcatcaaaaataaccaaatGTAACATGAATGTTTTACCCAAGAGGCATAACTCGTGATTGTGTTGATTGAAGAGCCAGGGCTAGGGGACGTGAACCATCTTATAGACCACTTGCTTGTCAGGTGACTCAGGTCCACTTTTTTGCTAgaagttttctttctcttttctagaTGACATGATTACCACAAAAGTCATGGGACATGAATGCAAACAATGAAACGTATGTCAACAAAGTAAGGTTGGAAGTCTGTCTAGAGTGTCTTCTTTAGCACTTTCTAAGAAATTCATCAGGATGGCTTGGCCACTATTAACTTTATATCTTTCTCTGGTCCACTCCATATATAAAATAAGCTGGGTTTTGCACTTATCTGTCCATCACTGTCAAAATATTTGGCATGTTTCACAGGAAGTATGTTCTAGCATGCTTTAGTTCCTCTCAAACTATTGAAGATTATAGCAGATCCGAACAACCAGATTGCCTCACCAAAAACAGACGGTCAGACACTAATCTGTACTTCAGTTGTTGGCAAAACACCCTTTTATGTAATGCACTCAGTGATTTGCTTAATATACCTCCCGGCTCCCAGTGAGCTGGAAGCCAATGTAGCCTCACAAAGAGATATAGTGAAATATACAACATTATAGGATATATCAAAAGCAATAAAGCTGTCTATGCGTAGAAAACGTTGCATGCACAAAAAAGAGAAACCATGTCTGCCACAATTGTAAGGGTGCAATTATAAGGGTGAGTAGAAACCTTCTGCAACAGGACAGCTTCATGTGGGCATGTAGGGAACACCATTAGACCAACACCCACCATTAGGAGGCCATAGCAACCCAAAGATATCACAAAGTATACTGGAAACTAGATCAAACAGAAGAATTTTGTGAAATATTAGAAGCACTTCAATCAAGATGTTTGAGGATGAGCAGTGCAGCTTAAATCATTAACGTATACAAAAACTCACCAACCATATACTCCCTGAGACAATTGATGATTTTAATAAGCCAATCCAAACGGCAGATGCAGCCAGAAGCAAGGCCATAATCTTGACAAAGTGCTTCATtagattaaacaaaaaaattggtcTCCTTTCAGACTTTTAAACTgtcatggaaaaagaaaaacatgcattAATTAATAATGTTCAATCTTATATGTGACTACCAAAAGAACACCACAGACAAGATCTTAAGTataaaatttggaaattttagCTTGTAATATTCACAATCTTCAGTGTTGTTCAAATTTCATTGGATGTCTCCAAAGAGACAGTAATATTCATTACCTTCAAAGggcatgaaaaacaaataaaaaatcaattccCTTTAGACTATTGTCAAATGTGCCCCCACTCCATCAAATCAATTCCTATCTCATTGTAAAGATGAGAACCATCTTACAGGAAACAACAAACATCACTCGAACATTTGGACCAGGTAATCTGGACAGATTTTCATGCCACCTAAAAGCACATCCtcatctaaattttttattagttcCCCTTTGTAGTCCATAAGGAAAGTGAGTGCTCCAGTAAGAGCATTTTATTGGACCAAGAAGATGAAACAATTCTTACGGTCAAGACACAATCTCCAAACAGCATTCCATCAAAGATTCACATTGAAAAATAAGTTGCATATTTTCCCACTTACTTAGTAGCCAAACAATCTGAATTCCATTTAAATCGGACTGTCTTTAGAATATAGCTATGTGCTATCTGCAGACAGATAGATCATATTCATCTCAGAAAAATTCTACCTGGACGCTAAAAATCACATGACCAAGTATCAGGGACATGTTAAAGCATGCATAATATGAAGTTCCAAGCTAACAAGAAGACTAATATGTTAAAAAAGCATTGGCTAGGAATCACATAATTTCAACATGGGCCTAAATATGTAAGCTGAACCTCTTTCCTTGGAAGTTTAGGAAATCCACAAGACCCGAACCATACAGGACAAATAAGCCAAATTCATCTACTGAGGAATCAAAAGGAAGGcatagagaaacaaaagaaatacgAAAGCAACATCCACCTAGAAACCAAACTAAAGACAGATAAAAATTGGCATAGTTTCGACATTAATCTATACGATTTCTCAGTGTATCTTTTCTATTGAAAATCATATTCTTGTATCGGAGTTTTGcaatagattttttattttcgcATCAACTGGACAACTaggtcacatgggtgtggggtgTGAGTGGGGTGCAGGTGCGGAATGCGGCAAGGTCCAAAAAATACTTCGGTGCAGGTGTGATGAGACATtattttatctatatatatatatatatatatatatatatatatatatatatatatatatataatcagaaAAACTTATAGCAAGCCAATATGATGACTGAAAAACATGTAAGAAATAAGAATCCCAACCAAGCTGAGGAACATAATGTAAAACTAAAACATAAGAAATatacaaataacagaaagatggaaacaaacataaaaaatcagcAAGGCACAACCAGAGGAAAATCTGTCGCTAACATGCtcatgaacaaaaataaaaaatgctacAAATAGAAAGATAGAAACAGAAATATAGAGTATCATAGGATGAGTTGCTGACAACAGAAAAACAAATCGGAAATCAACTGGAGTCGCCGGAATGTTCAAAAGAGGGAATCGGCAGTAATTGAGGAAAATGGGTAAATCAGCAAGGGGCTTTTCAATTGAATGTTGGGAATGTGTAGTTGCGGCGTGGGGGATGGGAAACGCGTCGTCTAACCAATAGGTTGGCCGGAAAACGGCGTGAAATCCGGCGAAAAAGAGTGTGAAGGGCATCGTTTGATGCGAGAGTTGAGTGCACCTGCCTGAACCAAGCGGACGTCGAGGAAGACCTGTTGCGTAGAGGGACTGGACCGTCAGGTAGCGTCCGAAAATCGATCAAAGAAGCCGTGATTCACGGCGGTCGGCGATTTTGAGAACGCTGGAAAGAAGACGCTTTGCCTGCGATTTTGAGGAC containing:
- the LOC116265013 gene encoding dolichol-phosphate mannose synthase subunit 3 isoform X1, translated to MKHFVKIMALLLAASAVWIGLLKSSIVSGSIWLFPVYFVISLGCYGLLMVGVGLMVFPTCPHEAVLLQKDVTEAVEFLKKRGVDVSSYRS
- the LOC116265013 gene encoding dolichol-phosphate mannose synthase subunit 3 isoform X2, translated to MKHFVKIMALLLAASAVWIGLLKSSIVSGSIWLFPVYFVISLGCYGLLMVGVGLMVFPTCPHEAVLLQKDVTEAVEFLKKRGVDIFLI